A genomic window from Nicotiana sylvestris chromosome 11, ASM39365v2, whole genome shotgun sequence includes:
- the LOC104248877 gene encoding PHD finger-like domain-containing protein 5A, with amino-acid sequence MAKHHPDLIMCRKQPGIAIGRLCEKCDGKCVICDSYVRPCTLVRVCDECNYGSFQGRCVICGGVGISDAYYCKECTQQEKDRDGCPKIVNLGSAKTDLFYERKKYGFKKR; translated from the coding sequence ATGGCTAAGCATCATCCTGACTTGATCATGTGCAGGAAGCAGCCAGGAATAGCTATTGGCCGTCTTTGTGAGAAATGTGATGGCAAGTGTGTTATCTGTGATTCTTATGTGCGTCCTTGCACATTGGTACGAGTTTGTGATGAATGCAACTATGGTTCTTTTCAGGGTCGTTGCGTGATCTGTGGAGGTGTAGGTATATCTGATGCTTACTATTGCAAAGAGTGTACTCAGCAGGAGAAAGACAGGGATGGTTGTCCTAAGATAGTCAATCTTGGGAGTGCTAAAACCGATCTGTTCTATGAACGTAAAAAATATGGTTTCAAGAAAAGATAG